One window of the Spirochaetia bacterium 38H-sp genome contains the following:
- a CDS encoding carbohydrate ABC transporter permease, with amino-acid sequence MTVDMAIDNNKRSYIIQRVVVYTVLIVLAILCAIPFYLMFINSTRASADINHGLSFIPGTYLLKNFKKLVELGSGQVNVFRGLLNSAFIASTSTVLGLYVASLAAYGFAFYNFKGKNALFAIILAVLMVPVQLGLIGYFQLAQVYKLLDTYWALILPAGANVFSVFFLRQYAGSVIDYEMIQAARIEGAGEVRIFHTIGLPLLKSGIATMAIFAFVGNWNNYLGPLVLLFSTEKFPIPVIIGQLNTSTYKTDFGVLYLAIALSLTPILIIFVIFQRFIIEGISLGALKE; translated from the coding sequence ATGACAGTAGATATGGCAATAGATAATAATAAACGCTCTTATATAATTCAGAGAGTCGTAGTATATACCGTTCTTATTGTGTTGGCTATTCTATGTGCAATACCATTTTATCTTATGTTTATTAACTCAACACGTGCCAGTGCGGATATCAACCATGGATTGAGTTTTATACCGGGAACTTATCTCTTAAAGAATTTTAAGAAACTTGTGGAGCTTGGTTCCGGACAGGTTAATGTTTTTAGAGGTTTGCTTAACAGTGCTTTTATAGCCAGTACCAGTACGGTTCTTGGTTTATATGTGGCATCTCTTGCTGCATATGGCTTTGCTTTTTATAACTTTAAAGGTAAGAATGCATTGTTTGCTATAATCCTTGCCGTGCTTATGGTTCCTGTTCAGCTTGGTCTTATAGGATATTTCCAGCTTGCTCAGGTGTATAAGTTGCTTGATACGTATTGGGCACTTATCTTGCCGGCTGGAGCTAATGTGTTCTCGGTATTTTTTCTAAGGCAGTATGCCGGTTCTGTTATAGACTATGAGATGATACAGGCGGCAAGAATAGAGGGTGCGGGCGAGGTTAGGATATTCCATACAATAGGGTTACCTCTTTTAAAATCCGGTATAGCTACAATGGCTATCTTTGCCTTTGTTGGAAACTGGAACAACTATCTTGGGCCTCTTGTTCTTCTTTTCTCAACAGAGAAGTTCCCTATTCCTGTTATAATAGGTCAGCTAAATACAAGCACTTATAAAACAGATTTTGGTGTCCTGTATCTTGCAATTGCTCTCTCTCTTACACCCATTTTAATAATCTTTGTTATTTTTCAGAGATTTATCATAGAGGGTATAAGCCTTGGTGCACTCAAGGAGTAG